The Kosakonia sp. SMBL-WEM22 sequence CATCGGTTATCTTTTTTTCGAATTTAAAAAATCGTCGTTTTTATCCGTAAAACGATGGAGTAAGGGCATTGCCCGGTACCGGGCCTGGAATAAAGCGGGGACAAAACGTAGGCCGGATAAGCGCAGCGCCATCCGGCACGGGTTTATGGTGTCGCCTGTGGCTGCGCGGCGGCAGGCGCAATGCTGCTCACCGTGCCGCTGTGCATGCTCTGCTTAATTTGCTGTTTTTGCGCATTGACCGCCTGTAACTCGCCGTTGACGGAGGGTTTTAACGGCGCGTCGGCGCGCACCTGACCGCTGGCGGTTAGTTGCACATTGCCTTCGCCGTCAATCGGCAATGCGGGCCAGCCCCACGCCTGCAACACATTGACCGGTACGCCGCGCCCATTCAGGCTGACATTGACGCTGCGGTCCGGCGTTTGCGCAACCACCGCTCTTGCTTCCAGCAGCCCCTGGCCGGTAAAAGCGCTAAGCTCGGTGATATTGACCGTGTTGCTGTTGGCATTGAGCGCCAGCGACGGGCGGCGGACATCAACGCGGTTAAAGGTGCCTGCGGCAGCGTTCAGCTTCGCATTTCCACTCCAGACACCCCATTTCCGTTCGCGCACCAGCTGTAAGTTGTTGCCATATCCGTCCAGCGCGGTGAGCTGCCACGGGAACGTCGGATCGATATCAATCACCAGGTTGCGGCTGGCGCTGAATTTTTTCAGCACCAGGCTGTTCAGCCAGGGGGGCAGGTCGTCCACCCATAGCTGTTTCCAGTTCGCCGGCAGGGTGTACTCCAGCCCGGCAAACGCTGCATCATCCAGCACTAGCGCTTTGCCTGTGCGGTACCAGTTGCCGGAGGTGCGCACCATGCCGTTTTCCCAGCGAGAGGTGAACTGCTGCAGCGCAATGCCTTGCGGGGAGAAGCTGGCATTAAGGATCGGGTCGAAGAAGTGCAGCGAACCGTAGATAAACTCGCTGGCATTCATCGACAGTTTGCCCTCTTCGCTCTCCCAGTCGCCCTTTTCGAAGGTCAGGTTGCGCAGGCTGAGGTCGAGGTCAGTCACCGCCCACTCAGGCCCCTGCAATGTTGCGTCTGTTACGTCTACACGGCCGATTTTCAGCGAAGGCAGGGTGGTGAGCGGGGCAAAGAAATCCTGTAGCGATTTATCGCTTTGCAGACGAATATCGTTGAGGCGCAAGTTATTCACCACCCAGCTGCCATCGGCGCTGCGCTTTGCATCACCCGTGAGCGAGCCACGAGCCATATCGGCACCGATAGTGGTTAACGTCACCACGTCTTTATCGATACTGCCCTGAATCAGCACGTTACTGGCGGGAACACCATTGAGCATCAGCGAACCGGCGCTCATCTGCAACTGCGCTTTACTGCCGATTACATTACCCGCCACAGGCTGCCAGGGTGAGATACCTCCGGTAACGCGCTGGGCGCTTAACTCCCAGCCGGTTGCCGGGCTGTTAAAGGCCATGTTGCGCAATTGCAGGCGATCGGCCTGGAAAGGCAGCGGCGCGGAAGTGGGCGAAAGATTGAGTGTGCCATCCTGTAAAAGAATGGTGTCGGCATGCAGCGGGTCGGTGAGTTGTCGGCTGCTGAGGCCGATATCGACCATTTTCG is a genomic window containing:
- a CDS encoding AsmA family protein, encoding MKFLGKLLLAVVIILLVLLLAAYFLLQTRWGATQASQWISDNSDYHLTFDAVDHRFSSPSHLVLKGVNFGRKGQPATLVAKMVDIGLSSRQLTDPLHADTILLQDGTLNLSPTSAPLPFQADRLQLRNMAFNSPATGWELSAQRVTGGISPWQPVAGNVIGSKAQLQMSAGSLMLNGVPASNVLIQGSIDKDVVTLTTIGADMARGSLTGDAKRSADGSWVVNNLRLNDIRLQSDKSLQDFFAPLTTLPSLKIGRVDVTDATLQGPEWAVTDLDLSLRNLTFEKGDWESEEGKLSMNASEFIYGSLHFFDPILNASFSPQGIALQQFTSRWENGMVRTSGNWYRTGKALVLDDAAFAGLEYTLPANWKQLWVDDLPPWLNSLVLKKFSASRNLVIDIDPTFPWQLTALDGYGNNLQLVRERKWGVWSGNAKLNAAAGTFNRVDVRRPSLALNANSNTVNITELSAFTGQGLLEARAVVAQTPDRSVNVSLNGRGVPVNVLQAWGWPALPIDGEGNVQLTASGQVRADAPLKPSVNGELQAVNAQKQQIKQSMHSGTVSSIAPAAAQPQATP